The nucleotide sequence TCcctttttctcccctaatagatgatttagcctcctgttaacccatttggggttAATAggaggaatgtatatactcttagcacgttgtacattattaagaaaaaaaaatcataaacgcagatcccttcataatcgtaTTATGATCATCGTCAAAAAAATTATTAGCTAATTCACCCCAATCGAGATTAGTcaggttattacaacccaggattcaaatggcctgttaccctgggtgtaatgggagcaaataaacacagtagaaaaagtttagacttatattatccttcaccaatttataacagcaatatgtacactatgtacagtgataagtatagtgcactccacggtaagcaaaacagaaatagaagccacaagatagcagaccgtgcttcaaccagctctagaatgggaatgacaagggcagacaggagagcggtacccacataacctctgcgattgccaaaaccatcttcttattggctagaacctggtcactagttgaacgacggggccccatcatcaactcttagcaacctggttcgctggttgggggagatagcctgtaaatgagggtgtgtacatgcgccgaataaaggttacgtactctttgcatgccacacccccaccccgagaaggctcaggattaggctgccacctcccagtggtaaccgtgccgccatggcacaaaataatgggaccgcctttcctctccaccatccaactctttgatagagctcagcttttctcgtgaccaaaagccaaaccctaaacttagagtgagacagcagtcagacaggctagcataggtccaagatacaggcggacggtagcccgcatcccctaagtccattataatcggcagaacgaaaatcagggacttttactgtattatcattattctcgtATTCGCAGTTAATGCTCGAAGTGATGGagttgtgatcacttgcgccaagctcttcagccatgtccagattatttacgagtttttccttatttgacaagactaggtcgagcaaattattacccctggtaggctctgttacataCTGCtccagaaaacagtcctgaactacttccatagtcactggactccagattaccggtgaAAGAAGTCctgtcaatttgactaaagttaaaatcccctactatcactacattattgtgtctagaagccctaacaatttcgtcccaaaaaagtctccctctatcgtgatccaagcctggaggtcggtatattacacctaaaattagtttttcttcACCTTCGACAAACTACccatccatctatttttatacccatttttatgcaacaatttatattttctcgtacatataatgtaactcctccccctttcccattatatctatccacacggaacttaaacccttgaatattacactcagcaatcatatcccgctctttaaatcataccatgtttcagttattgcaatgacatcaaagttcccagcacaagctaccaaacgtaattcattaatcttatttcttgcacttcgactgttagcataaaatacagtaacatgttttttcttctgcaccattttcctattcacctttgcttttacacaatttctgtaaTTGCCATTACCCAATGTTACTCCATGACTGTTACAattaagattcataatatcaaagcctaagtcaacatatccatactcattattttccatttctaaacccatacctctaactaatcagTTGAGGGTGtcctaacaacaccctcaactgagctagcaagaaaacccacacctgcccaggataaatgaaccccatccttggcatacatgtcatttctaccgtagaagtggtcccagttgtcaatgaatggtactgcattatccatacagtgtttgtccaaccaacaattaataccaattactctggacaaccattcatttccaacatccCTTCTTGGTAAAATGCCATATATGagagggcgcccccccttcttcctaattatgtctattgctggtctgtaccttctaactaaatactcacttctatgcttgcctacatcattgcctccagcactgagacagataataagaCTGATCCCATTACAGTTCATGATGTcgagccggctaacaatatcctatattccagccccaggaaagcaaaccctctgtctcctactcctatcctgcaagcagaaggccctatccatatacctaacctggctatccccaacaacgtttttaccttccttggtgtcgttcgtcatgacgttcccagtagtcgaaaTCACATTCATCGGGTAGCATGGAGAATGCTTTCGATGTTTCCAcgacagtttccacagcagtctctttcttcatcgtttctacttCTCCATTCGTCTTCTCGATTTTCAaattcgttccatgctgtcctgccactgcccaggttcccttcttgacctgaggactctcaacaggaggactactacgaatcctcttgtttttctccgtcaatcgccgtatctctagcttcactaccctcaactgctccttaagctgttggtaaagttgctcagtgAAGGGCAcgtccagactatggaacagaactcttctccaggctgagggactgacaacctcaaatctacgtcttcaagggtgatgaactgattacatcgtcttcacatctctactgctcttgcctacttcctgtactcgactgaagaagcctactgtgtaggcgaaacgtttcgaataaagttgcctaactgttgcccatgtgtcttgcctaccaacatgtcggtattgtataccattttggtaTTAAATAAATCAATGATGAAATACATCTAACACAATGATAAACTTCAGTTTTAACCACAGCTACAGAGCATTTAGACAATGTACTTAAACAATTTCCATAAAGAAATCAAATTGCTATTATTACCAGAACTTCCAGGAAACATGTTACTAAGGTTGTTGCAAGTCACCTGGGCATCTCAAAACCATTATATCTATAACTAAGAACACCTTCAACTAAATCTTCATCaggaaattttaataaaaaagttaatttataaattaaaacATTAATTTAGGTAAAACTATATTAACTCTACTGCAACACGTGACAACGAGACTGAGACCACGAAACTGAGGTTATCACACATCAGCTTCGTATGTTGTATGATGGGTAGTTTAAAATGTAAAACGTTTAGTGCTGTGGTAGGAGCTTAGTAAACAAAGAAATATCTGTAACCAATGATGCGCAGTAATATTTTttttcgaacctgcaaactctgtatcagagtgacCAGTggggtctagctccgtggtatAGTAATGGTCACTGATaaagagtttgcaggttcgagtcctgctgtagaTGTAGAGGCAATGTttttaaataatttcgcctgtttgcgaattgttaagcatatataaaaaattttaagacATATTACATATATTTACAATTTGCATAGATGAACAGGTCGAATTACATAGCCCAAATCAAAATTCCATATCTCTGCGATCCCTTTGAATCTTTTCCCTACATCAGATACCATTAGGTTGCCTTTAGAGTCAAAATTTTGGAGATATTTCTTAAATGATTTATTAGATCTGCACATCGCAGAACATTAAGGTAAACAGAAAGGGTATTCTGTACATTTATGCGGTATATTTCTTCCATAAGCCGTTTAATATGTAATACTTCGCATCAATAAATTGTAACTTAAGCCTTCGACCTTAAGATAATTAAGACTACGTATATCTTAGCGCCCGTATCCGTGTCCGCTGCTGCCCTTGGCCCTGGAGATGGCCTTGGTTGCTGAGGCCTGAGCCTGGGCAGCCGCACCTGCAGCATCTTCCAGGTCGTTGAGCGCCACGTACTGCTGCTGGTTGAGGGAGTTGGCAGCCTGCTGAGCCTGCCAGGCCATGGTCCTCTGAGCCGCCAGGAAGTTCTGCTGCTCGGCCAAACTGTTGGCCGCCTGGTTGGCCAGAGCCTTGGCCTCTGCCAGGATCTGAGCGATATTGGCAGCAAGACTGTTGGCCATAGAGGCGGTTACCTTGGCAGCTTGATAGGCGATATTAGCCTTAGAAGCCAGAGAACCTTCAGCGAAGGCTGCGGCCTGAGCTCCTTGTGCCGCCTGCGTCACCTGAGCTGCCTGGGCCTGCTTGCTGGCTGCCGCAGCTTGGGCCGTTTGTGAAGCAGCATTAGCGGCTGCTGCGGCACCTGCTGCGGCTCCTGCGGCTGCAGCGTGGGCTGCTCCTCCTAAACctgcggcagcagcagtagcctgattGGCAGCATCGTTTGCTACATCGGCGGCGCTGGGGCCAtgaccaccgccgccgccgccacctaccACTAGGTAGCTGCCACCACCTCCGTGACCACCACCGTAGCCGCCGCCGTAACCTCCGCCATGGCCTCCAGCAAACCCGCGCTTATCCTGGGGACGGGGGTCAAGGAGCACCATTATTATCCTGTGAACAATCGGCAAGGATAACATGATCTTCAGACAGATCTCTAGCGTTAAAATATCTTGGTTAGAAATTCCATAATGCTATAATTAATAATGGAAAAGTGATATCAGTAGTCATCCGTACACTATCCTGTGGGACGAGATTTATGATTAAATCACGAAAATTTTGAAAGATTCATATCTTGCGCTCTAGAAGCCTGATCTGCAGCACTTTTTCTTAAGATCTGCATGTGCCTATCGCTTACCTTCTAAGATTATTAGTAGATATTAAAATGAGTATTTGTATAAGAGAAAGTTATCTTCCTTAGATGCAAAAACTTAGGTAGTGGTCCGAGAccgcgccgcgggggcgttgacccctagaACTCCCTCCATTActtttactactacaactattattattattattactattaatactaaGAAATTTCTTTATTATTTTAGATCTATAATTGTTCATGTATAATGAAATAAAATTTTAATCGTTATTTAAGTCTACTAATTAGCCTATAGGGCAAGTTGAATCTTATCTCCATCAATATTCTCGAAATGTCTTGCACCTATATTGTAAGAAGATACATCACTAGAACTATCATTAACTAGAGTATCATAAACCAAACAGGTTTAATAAAACCATCATATTCCTTGACAAATTAATTGGTGGATACTGTTGATATAAATGTAATTTATGTTAAGAGATGTAAGCTAGTTTCCGAGAAACAATTATGCGTGTGTAATTGTTTACTAATCAATTCGGTGATTCTTTGGTAAAATAAGAAAAGGTTTGAAAACCGATCCCAGCTGTTACCCTTGACGGCAACCTGTCACGGGTTGGAGGACATAATTCTGCTTAACCTAGCCACCCTAACATAGCATTAGCTTTGACAGCCTAGCCATAACTCACACATACGTTCGTAGTCACTATGTTGAATTCAGGGCTCCGACTCCAGTCATCATGAGCAACGAAATTCCTGTTACCCTCCAACCACAAACTCGTCGGTAGCACTGCCGGCTAACTCCACTGCACTGTGTCAGCACTCCCTATTATTTGTAATAAAATTTACAGACCTAGTCTTCTGGTAGTCTGCATCACACTTCCTTCCCTATCAAGGCAGGAATACTCACCCTGTCTGAAGTAGCCTTCTTTTCCTCGCTTAATacccctgaaaaaaaaaactggtttttaatttccttcttataAACCTAAATTGAACTTAAATTCACATAATCTAAGAAGCAGTATTCGGTTGTTACATTACAATACTGTACAAATATCAATGGAAATCTATATCCAAATAATAAAGTTTTTACAacgtgtatacactgaggggggcgtatctcagtgtatatatactttaGTTTATTTGTGGGTAAAGTATTAGGAAGATAGGATTGAAcccaaataatttaaaaaattcaAACTAATAAATGACGAGAGAAGTTATAAAACAACAGGAAATGAGAATTCATTAAATTCTCATGCGAGAGGCGGTAAACTCGTTAGGCTCAAAAAGTGTTTGGGAAATGGGAAAGGTGTGGGTAAATCAAGATCGATCCGAGGAAAGGGATGGTaattctaattccttggatcaaaagaacttcacaagcatcaaggcaACCCCCTAAGCCCTAAGGGAAGAGAGTAGAGCCATGAGAGAACTCACCAAGCACGAGGCATGCACACAAAAGAGCCTTGAGCATCATGATGGAAAGTTGGTAGCGCTTAGTAGGTACGACTAGTTGTGGCTCCTTCGTCTCTTCCACCCACTTTATATACCTGCCCCAGTCCCCCACCAACTCAGCCGGTTTAttgaaacaacaaaaaaaaatgccTCTTGTTTCAGCGGGTATTGTTGCACTACCAGTGTTTCTGGACGAGCCTCCTTACAAGGTATTGTTGAGCTCACTCCCACAGGAAAGGAAAGTCACTGATTTTATATTTGGGTTGCCGATTTACCGTCAAGCGCAAAGTAACGACAACTGTGATCTAACTACTAATTACTCACCATTCTTAGCTAGATGCCTATGAATAGTAaaggccacaataccgtggctgcaacaattcccaTCTTGATCCTTTGCGTCAAGCTATTTTTGTCAGTTATATAATTTTAATGGTAAAAATCTCCTGCGTGTAGTTCCACTATTTCGCGTAGATTAGCGTAATAGTCAGCAGTCCTAAGGTGTCAATATGCACTGTCACAGGTTTCCATCTGCAGCTCAAAGGATAGCGAATATTATCATGACTAATCTTGAAAGAAAcgatggtttgcaacaaggtccACTCGATTGTGTGatactgattttttttatatgagaTATGATTAGCAAACCAGGAAAACAATGGAATTTAGATATATTCCATAAATACTTTAACAGATGTGGAATATAGCACAACTTGGACTCTATGTGAATTGgtaagtatgtaaagtaaaaggacacaagtgcaactaatgtgacattttattgtggcaacgtttcgctctccaggagctttatcaagccattacaaacaatacatggacacagagggtatataaaggctcagggtgaggtgcagtactagtgaggtaccatttcgatgttcactagtggtagtagtagtagtagtagtagtgacaaaagtaatacaatattgtagagcaattaattcgtacatgagtaaaaggatgtaaaagctattacttgggtaacataaaaataggttggacaaatatagactggaaagaggcagcttgtttcagtgttcactctgtaatgtgctttgtgtagtataacaggagagactatgtgatggcagggtttactgttttcaggaggattcttgctaagacttcagagatggtgaagctgccgttgttttgtttaattgtatttgaaacagcgatcagtgctgattcgaggcacttgcgtctgcggaaattagtttctttgatcactaattgggcgtctctgaatttcatgagatgattggtggaatttcggtgttgtacacaggcgttgttcaagttatcgttcctacatgcgtaaatgtgttcatatccttttactcatgtacgaattatttgctctacaatattgtattacttttgtcactactactactactactaccactagtgaacatcgaaatggtacctcactagtattgcacctcactctgagcctttatataccctctgtgtccatgtattgtttgtaatggcttgataaagctcctggagagcgaaacgttgccacaataaaatgtcacattagttgcacttgtgtccttttactttacatattgtcggtaattctaccaactttattacaattggTAAGTAAACCCACGTGGTTCACTCAGcgcaagaagtggtggaggctcaaCCCTCTGGTCCGCTAAATGTGACAAGTACTTGTTAACTAGTTGCTCTCACCTAAGATTTGGATCTTTGAGGCATGAAGCCGTGGTTTAGATATGTATTTATCATGAAACAATGAAGCTTAGCAAAATTAAAGTGTGTGACAGGTCTTCGAAACCATGAGTTTTAACAATACAGGTGCATATGTACTTACTAATCCCACTTTCTACCTACAGTGAAAAACTACAATGAAAAGTGCACCAGAAAATAAACGTGGGCTTAGAAAACAATATACACCAGATATACAATAAGACTGACCatatactttgcatttagtttgataatcatctgtatgtatgccaaactgtcagaagtaggTTCGTATTATCACAGTGAGTTAAAGATCTACCTCAGGCTTCCACCGTATATAACATCTGAGGAAGAGTAAAGGTTTGTTTAATAAACACAGATCTAAGGCAAGAACTTGCGAAATTTGAAATAATTATCTTCAACATTTAGAGATAAAATTTAAAATGGGGTAAATAATTCAATTAAGAAAACTGGCCTATGTATAAAACGTTCTGGGCCAACAATTTCAGCTGAGACCAATGGTCACATCTTATGTCCACAAGAAATACGCATAGAAAATACTGTGCTATTATGATTAGTTCCCACTTTATTATGCTAATGAGTCCCACATTTTTACACATTTTTATAATGGCCACCTCTGACCCACTCTGCCCCTTTTCAAAATAAAAATTGGTTTTATGATGATACTCAGATGGTGCAATAAAGTAAATATTAACAGGAATTCTCAACATAAACTAAATCACTTATACTATACAATAAGTACAATCACAATATGGCCATTATCCCGTGTGATGCCTGAGAAAGAACCCGAGATCTGAATTATATTTTCATGAGCCCTTCGAGTCATGCATTTCAGCTTTGGTGCACTCTTATTTGATGAATTTTGATTAAATAACAGAAAT is from Cherax quadricarinatus isolate ZL_2023a chromosome 29, ASM3850222v1, whole genome shotgun sequence and encodes:
- the LOC128690472 gene encoding antifreeze protein Maxi-like, translating into MMLKALLCACLVLGVLSEEKKATSDRDKRGFAGGHGGGYGGGYGGGHGGGGSYLVVGGGGGGGHGPSAADVANDAANQATAAAAGLGGAAHAAAAGAAAGAAAAANAASQTAQAAAASKQAQAAQVTQAAQGAQAAAFAEGSLASKANIAYQAAKVTASMANSLAANIAQILAEAKALANQAANSLAEQQNFLAAQRTMAWQAQQAANSLNQQQYVALNDLEDAAGAAAQAQASATKAISRAKGSSGHGYGR